One window of Gloeothece citriformis PCC 7424 genomic DNA carries:
- a CDS encoding rhomboid family intramembrane serine protease — protein sequence MVPLHDNNPTRITPYVTYVIIGINIFVFLYELGLSERQLEQFFDQYAVVPKEITVSLQNGSLDLLIPAFLTLITSQFLHGGFLHIGGNMLFLWVFGNNIEEQLGRIKYIIFYLGCGILAGLSQWLFSMQSEIPSLGASGAIAGILGAYIIRFPKARVLTLVPLGFFITTLYIPAIFFLGFWFFQQALYGVASLQAPANIGMEGGGVAYWAHAGGFVFGVILGPILGLFSSRRNQ from the coding sequence GTGGTTCCTTTACATGATAACAATCCCACTCGAATTACTCCCTATGTTACTTATGTAATAATTGGGATCAATATTTTTGTCTTTTTGTATGAATTGGGCTTGTCTGAGAGACAGTTAGAGCAATTCTTTGATCAATATGCGGTTGTTCCTAAAGAAATAACCGTCAGCCTCCAAAATGGCTCTTTAGATCTATTAATACCGGCGTTTTTAACCTTAATTACTTCACAGTTTCTGCATGGAGGGTTTTTACATATCGGCGGTAATATGTTGTTTCTTTGGGTTTTTGGTAACAATATTGAAGAACAATTAGGACGGATCAAATATATTATTTTTTACTTAGGTTGTGGAATTTTAGCCGGCTTATCTCAATGGTTATTCTCCATGCAATCAGAAATTCCTTCTTTAGGCGCTAGTGGAGCGATCGCGGGTATATTAGGAGCTTATATTATTCGTTTTCCGAAAGCAAGAGTATTAACCCTTGTGCCGCTAGGATTTTTTATCACCACCTTATATATACCAGCGATTTTCTTTTTAGGGTTTTGGTTTTTTCAACAAGCCCTTTATGGTGTTGCCAGTTTACAAGCGCCGGCTAATATTGGTATGGAAGGGGGAGGAGTCGCTTACTGGGCCCACGCCGGCGGGTTTGTTTTCGGTGTTATTCTTGGCCCTATATTAGGCTTATTTTCTTCTAGAAGAAATCAGTAA
- a CDS encoding M1 family metallopeptidase, whose amino-acid sequence MLNIYFDTEDNRKPFELPGAKPHYNPDRPGQVNHIFLDLVLNIPDKSFQGTCTITLTPVRKGITELTLDGVNLKIESVLIDGVSQPYDYDGQQLIIHLLNPTEEKPINIAIAYRVEHPQRGLYFIGPDDQYPHKPVQVWTQGEDEDSRFWFPCFDYPGQLATSEIRVKVPKPYLAISNGELIHTEEVGEEKIFHWMQKQIHPTYLMTLAVGDFAEMKDQWHDIPVTYYVEKGREEDGRRSMGKTPRMIDFFSYKFGYRYPYPKYAQVCVGDFIFGGMENTSTTLLTDRCLIDHRAAIDNRSTESLVAHELAHQWFGDLVVIKHWSHAWIKEGMASYSEVLWTEQEYGQEEAAYYLLREARNYLEEDSSRYRRPIVTHIYREAIELYDRHLYEKGACVYHMIRTILGDELFDKAIHTFVNDNAHKTVETIDLLRAIDKSTGYNLSFLFDQYVFRGGHPDYQVSYAWDGNSKLAKITVTQTQAKDNEKDLFDLKIPVGFGYIKEKDDKTKIKLKTYTLRIHEKEQTFYFPRKKKPDFVSFDVGNNFLKTVVLEYPLSELVAQLKYDPDPISRIYAAVAIAKKGGLEAVEVLSEALKKEPFWGVRLETAKQLAKIQLDQAVTALIKGLEDDNPKVRCAVVEGLGEIKTLSSYDTLKSFLSRGDASYYTEAATAKVLGGMVSGNLKEKEGEVIELLKTVLQERGGWNEIVRSGAIGGLSQLKTSSVAVDVILEYTKPGVPQPLRLAAIRALGGISTGQSPDKVAVILENLESISKETFFLTQVAVVSSLGQMETPKAIGILQSLADQTPDGRVRRIAEEAIEKVRKNLGSDKAIKELREEVDHLKQENQDLKSRLAKLEAKAKK is encoded by the coding sequence ATGTTAAACATTTACTTTGACACCGAAGACAACCGCAAACCCTTTGAACTTCCGGGCGCAAAACCCCACTACAACCCCGATCGTCCCGGACAAGTTAATCATATTTTTCTCGATTTAGTGTTAAATATTCCTGACAAAAGTTTTCAAGGAACTTGCACCATTACCTTAACTCCCGTTCGCAAAGGAATTACAGAATTAACCTTAGATGGGGTAAATTTAAAAATAGAATCCGTGTTGATCGATGGGGTGAGTCAACCTTACGACTATGACGGACAACAGTTAATCATTCATCTGCTTAACCCCACCGAAGAAAAACCGATTAATATTGCGATCGCTTACCGAGTAGAACATCCCCAACGGGGATTATATTTTATCGGGCCAGATGATCAATATCCCCATAAACCGGTTCAGGTGTGGACTCAAGGGGAAGATGAAGACTCCCGGTTTTGGTTTCCCTGTTTTGATTATCCCGGACAATTAGCCACTTCAGAAATTCGGGTGAAAGTCCCTAAACCCTATTTAGCTATCTCTAACGGCGAATTAATTCATACTGAGGAAGTGGGAGAGGAGAAAATTTTCCACTGGATGCAAAAACAAATTCATCCAACCTATTTAATGACCTTGGCGGTGGGTGATTTTGCCGAAATGAAAGATCAATGGCATGATATCCCGGTTACCTATTATGTCGAAAAAGGACGGGAAGAAGACGGCAGGCGCAGCATGGGAAAAACTCCCCGAATGATCGACTTTTTTAGTTACAAGTTTGGGTATCGTTATCCCTATCCCAAATATGCTCAAGTTTGCGTCGGTGATTTTATTTTTGGGGGGATGGAAAATACTTCTACCACTTTATTAACCGATCGCTGTTTAATTGATCACAGAGCCGCTATTGATAACCGTAGCACAGAAAGTTTAGTCGCTCATGAATTGGCGCATCAATGGTTTGGGGATCTTGTGGTTATTAAACATTGGTCTCATGCTTGGATTAAGGAGGGAATGGCTTCTTATTCTGAGGTATTATGGACTGAGCAGGAATATGGACAGGAAGAAGCGGCTTATTATTTATTAAGAGAAGCGAGAAATTATTTAGAAGAAGATTCTTCCCGTTATCGTCGTCCTATTGTCACCCATATTTATCGAGAAGCGATCGAACTTTACGATCGTCATCTGTATGAAAAGGGAGCTTGTGTTTATCACATGATTCGCACGATTTTAGGGGATGAATTATTTGATAAAGCGATTCATACTTTTGTCAATGATAACGCCCATAAAACTGTAGAAACAATAGATTTATTGAGGGCGATCGATAAATCAACCGGATATAATCTTTCTTTCCTTTTCGATCAATATGTATTCCGAGGCGGACATCCAGATTATCAAGTGTCTTATGCTTGGGATGGTAATAGTAAGTTAGCGAAAATAACGGTAACTCAAACTCAAGCAAAAGATAACGAAAAAGATTTATTTGATTTAAAAATCCCCGTCGGTTTTGGATATATTAAAGAAAAAGACGACAAGACCAAAATCAAATTAAAAACCTATACTTTGCGGATTCACGAAAAGGAACAAACCTTTTATTTTCCTCGTAAGAAAAAGCCAGATTTTGTCAGTTTTGATGTGGGGAATAACTTCTTAAAAACTGTGGTTTTAGAGTATCCCCTGTCAGAACTGGTTGCCCAATTAAAATACGATCCCGATCCGATTTCTCGTATTTATGCAGCCGTTGCCATTGCTAAAAAAGGAGGTCTAGAAGCGGTAGAAGTTTTATCAGAAGCCTTGAAAAAAGAGCCGTTTTGGGGAGTTCGTTTAGAAACGGCTAAACAGTTAGCTAAAATTCAATTAGATCAAGCCGTAACCGCTTTAATTAAAGGGTTAGAAGATGATAATCCTAAAGTCCGTTGTGCGGTAGTAGAAGGGTTAGGAGAAATCAAAACTTTATCGAGTTATGACACTTTAAAATCTTTTTTGAGTCGAGGGGATGCCAGTTATTATACAGAAGCCGCTACTGCTAAAGTATTAGGGGGGATGGTTTCTGGTAATTTGAAGGAGAAAGAAGGGGAAGTTATTGAATTACTAAAAACGGTTTTACAAGAACGAGGTGGATGGAATGAAATCGTTAGATCTGGGGCTATTGGAGGGTTAAGTCAATTAAAAACTTCTTCGGTGGCAGTGGATGTCATTTTAGAATATACAAAACCCGGTGTTCCTCAACCGTTACGGTTAGCCGCTATTCGGGCTTTAGGAGGAATTTCAACCGGACAAAGTCCTGATAAAGTAGCAGTAATTCTAGAAAATTTAGAGAGTATTTCTAAAGAAACCTTTTTCTTAACTCAAGTGGCGGTAGTGTCTAGTTTAGGACAAATGGAAACCCCCAAAGCTATTGGGATTTTACAATCTTTGGCGGATCAAACTCCTGATGGACGAGTTCGCCGTATTGCTGAGGAAGCTATAGAAAAAGTGCGAAAAAATTTAGGTTCGGATAAAGCTATTAAAGAGTTACGGGAGGAAGTTGATCATCTTAAACAAGAAAATCAAGATCTTAAAAGTCGGTTAGCTAAGTTAGAAGCCAAGGCTAAAAAATAA
- the chlP gene encoding geranylgeranyl reductase, producing the protein MVLRVAVVGSGPAGSSAAETLAKAGIETYLFERKLDNAKPCGGAIPLCMVSEFDLPPEIIDRRVRKMKMISPSNIEVDINLDNQEEYIGMCRREVLDGFMRNRAAKLGANLINGTVYQLDIPNNSTDPYVLHYADHSNGEAKGIMKTLKVDVVIGADGANSRIAKAIDAGDYNYAIAFQERIRLPEDKMTYYNDLAEMYVGKDVSPDFYAWVFPKYDHVAVGTGTMKVNKAIIKDLQAGIRTRAARKLEGGQIIKVEAHPIPEHPRPRRVVGRVALVGDAAGTVTKSSGEGIYFAAKSARMCAETIIETSNAGQRIPTEDDLKLYLKRWDKKYGMTYLVLDLLQRVFYRSDASREAFVEMCSDKDVQRLTFDSYLYKTVVPANPLIQMKITAKTLGSLLRGHALAP; encoded by the coding sequence TTGGTGTTAAGGGTTGCTGTTGTTGGTTCAGGTCCGGCTGGCTCCTCTGCGGCGGAAACACTAGCCAAAGCTGGAATAGAAACGTATTTGTTTGAACGCAAGCTAGACAATGCGAAGCCTTGCGGTGGGGCTATTCCCCTGTGCATGGTGAGTGAATTTGACCTACCGCCAGAAATTATCGATCGACGGGTGAGAAAAATGAAAATGATCTCCCCCTCCAATATCGAAGTCGATATTAATTTAGACAACCAAGAAGAATATATTGGAATGTGCCGTCGGGAAGTTCTCGATGGGTTTATGCGGAACCGGGCAGCCAAATTAGGGGCAAATTTAATTAATGGTACGGTTTATCAGTTAGATATTCCCAACAATAGCACCGATCCTTATGTCCTTCATTATGCCGATCACTCCAACGGCGAGGCCAAAGGGATCATGAAAACCCTAAAAGTTGATGTGGTTATCGGTGCAGACGGGGCTAACTCTCGCATTGCTAAGGCCATTGATGCAGGGGACTATAATTATGCGATCGCTTTCCAAGAGCGTATTCGGTTGCCCGAAGATAAAATGACATATTACAACGACTTAGCAGAAATGTATGTCGGTAAAGATGTCTCTCCTGACTTTTATGCCTGGGTATTCCCCAAATATGACCATGTTGCCGTCGGAACCGGAACCATGAAGGTTAACAAGGCAATTATCAAAGATTTACAAGCCGGTATTCGTACCCGTGCCGCCCGGAAATTAGAAGGGGGACAAATTATCAAAGTTGAGGCGCATCCCATCCCAGAACATCCCCGTCCTCGTCGGGTTGTGGGTAGAGTCGCTTTAGTGGGAGATGCTGCCGGTACGGTAACAAAATCTTCTGGAGAAGGGATCTATTTTGCCGCTAAGTCTGCTCGGATGTGTGCGGAAACCATTATAGAAACCTCTAACGCCGGACAACGCATTCCTACAGAAGATGACCTCAAGCTTTATCTCAAGCGTTGGGATAAAAAATATGGTATGACTTATCTGGTGCTAGATCTCCTGCAACGAGTCTTCTATCGGAGTGATGCTAGCCGGGAAGCCTTTGTAGAAATGTGTTCCGATAAGGATGTTCAACGGTTAACTTTTGATAGTTATTTATATAAAACCGTTGTTCCTGCTAACCCCTTAATTCAAATGAAGATTACTGCAAAAACTCTCGGTAGTCTTTTAAGAGGTCATGCTTTAGCCCCTTAA